One genomic region from Quercus robur chromosome 4, dhQueRobu3.1, whole genome shotgun sequence encodes:
- the LOC126723088 gene encoding nuclear pore complex protein NUP62-like isoform X6: MSGFPFGSSVSTTTSSQSTPSPFSFSSAATASAFSFGSSASPFGSSTSPFGSSPSPFSFASSSSTTTTTTTAANPISSAPPASLGFGSSTPSFSFPFNSASTPPTATTTSSPFLTASTATTTTSPLFGTTPSATTTPSAASPLFGSSTTGATTTSPLFGSTPSLSPFATSLSTTSSTSSPFLSAPSNLFAGSGSSSSASTTAPSFSFAPNSNASSSGLSFSNASAFSKPTPSPSTATTTTTSPFSFLTPSSAASVSTTSAAKPSSAAAPLFSTITTTTASTPAASTTATTTTTTTSQPSFSVPSFGFTPSSASTAPSISVPASSAAASSSSSTASSFTGFGVTSAASTTPSLGTTGFNFSKLSTPASSSQAQSTTTAPVFSVPSTSAAATTSSSSTTATQPSSSLIVASSSGTTSSVSTAVVTAPKLPSEITGKTVEEIIKEWNAELQERTGKFRKQANAIAEWDRRILQNRDVLLRLEIEVAKVVETQSNLERQLELVETHQQEVDKALQSMEEEAERIYKDERGMLLDDEAASTRDAMYEQSEFIERELEQMTEQIKSIIQTLNANQGGELEAADGMTPLDVVVRILNNQLSSLMWIDEKAEEFSSRIQKIASQGSAADRELMGPKFWKS; the protein is encoded by the exons ATGTCGGGTTTCCCATTCGGATCCTCCGTTTCCACCACCACCTCCTCACAATCCACACCTTCAcccttctccttctcctccgCCGCCACCGCCTCCGCCTTCTCGTTCGGATCCTCGGCCTCCCCATTCGGATCCTCCACCTCCCCATTCGGATCCTCCCCTTCCCCCTTCTCCTtcgcctcctcctcctccaccaccaccaccacaaccaccgcCGCAAACCCTATCTCCTCCGCCCCACCCGCCTCTCTCGGATTCGGATCCTCCACCCCTTCCTTCTCTTTCCCCTTCAATTCCGCCTCCACTCCccccaccgccaccaccacctcATCCCCATTCCTAACCGCCTCAACTGCCACAACCACCACTTCACCTCTCTTCGGAACGACGCCGTCCGCAACCACAACTCCTTCCGCCGCTTCACCTCTCTTCGGATCTTCAACCACCGGCGCCACCACCACTTCCCCCCTGTTTGGATCAACTCCATCTCTATCCCCGTTCGCCACATCGCTATCCACAACGAGTTCAACCTCATCCCCATTCCTCTCCGCCCCCTCAAATCTCTTCGCCGGTtctggttcttcttcttcagcttcaaCAACCGCTCCTTCGTTCTCGTTCGCTCCAAACTCAAACGCATCTTCCTCCGGACTCTCATTCTCAAACGCTTCAGCTTTTTCAAAACCAACTCCATCTCCatcaacagcaacaacaacaacaacatcgcCTTTCTCATTCCTAACACCTTCCTCCGCCGCCTCGGTTTCCACCACATCCGCAGCAAAACCTAGCTCCGCGGCAGCGCCATTGTTTTCGACGATCACGACCACGACCGCTTCGACTCCGGCTGCTTCTACTACTGCTACTACTACTACAACTACAACATCACAGCCTTCGTTTTCTGTGCCTTCGTTTGGTTTTACTCCGTCTTCGGCTTCAACAGCTCCTTCAATATCTGTACCGGCCAGCTCGGCGGCTGCTTCTTCTTCGAGCTCTACAGCGAGTTCTTTTACAGGTTTTGGTGTTACCAGTGCCGCGAGCACGACTCCTTCGTTGGGGACTACTGGTTTTAACTTCAGCAAGCTGTCGACGCCTGCTTCGTCCTCGCAAGCTCAATCCACCACTACTGCACCTGTTTTCA GTGTCCCTTCAACTTCTGCAGCTGCAACAACTTCCAGTTCCAGTACTACTGCAACTCAGCCATCATCATCTCTTATTGTGGCTTCCAGTAGTGG TACAACTTCGAGTGTCAGCACTGCAGTAGTGACTGCACCAAAATTACCGTCTGAGATCACAGGGAAGACTGTTGAAGAG atCATTAAGGAGTGGAATGCTGAACTACAAGAGCGTACTGGAAAGTTCCGAAAGCAGGCTAATGCAATAGCTGAGTGGGATCGAAGAATTTTGCAGAATCGCGATGTTCTTCTTAGGCTTGAG attgAAGTGGCAAAAGTTGTTGAGACCCAATCTAACTTAGAGCGGCAACTGGAGTTGGTCGAGACTCATCAACAAGAG gTTGACAAGGCTTTGCAAAGTATGGAAGAAGAAGCTGAGCGTATTTACAAGGATGAGCGTGGAATGCTTCTTGACGATGAAGCTGCATCCACAAGAGATGCAAT GTATGAACAGTCTGAATTTATAGAGAGGGAATTAGAGCAGATGACAGAACAGATCAAATCAATTATTCAGACCCTAAATGCCAACCAG GGAGGAGAACTTGAGGCAGCTGATGGGATGACACCTTTAGATGTAGTTGTCCGGATTTTAAACAATCAACTAAGTTCTTTAATGTGGATTGATGAGAAG GCCGAAGAATTTTCTTCACGTATTCAGAAAATTGCTAGCCAAGGTTCTGCTGCAGATCGCGAACTGATGggtccaaagttctggaagtcCTGA
- the LOC126723088 gene encoding nuclear pore complex protein NUP62-like isoform X11: protein MSGFPFGSSVSTTTSSQSTPSPFSFSSAATASAFSFGSSASPFGSSTSPFGSSPSPFSFASSSSTTTTTTTAANPISSAPPASLGFGSSTPSFSFPFNSASTPPTATTTSSPFLTASTATTTTSPLFGTTPSATTTPSAASPLFGSSTTGATTTSPLFGSTPSLSPFATSLSTTSSTSSPFLSAPSNLFAGSGSSSSASTTAPSFSFAPNSNASSSGLSFSNASAFSKPTPSPSTATTTTTSPFSFLTPSSAASVSTTSAAKPSSAAAPLFSTITTTTASTPAASTTATTTTTTTSQPSFSVPSFGFTPSSASTAPSISVPASSAAASSSSSTASSFTGFGVTSAASTTPSLGTTGFNFSKLSTPASSSQAQSTTTAPVFSVPSTSAAATTSSSSTTATQPSSSLIVASSSGTTSSVSTAVVTAPKLPSEITGKTVEEIIKEWNAELQERTGKFRKQANAIAEWDRRILQNRDVLLRLEIEVAKVVETQSNLERQLELVETHQQEVDKALQSMEEEAERIYKDERGMLLDDEAASTRDAMYEQSEFIERELEQMTEQIKSIIQTLNANQGGELEAADGMTPLDVVVRILNNQLSSLMWIDEKAEEFSSRI, encoded by the exons ATGTCGGGTTTCCCATTCGGATCCTCCGTTTCCACCACCACCTCCTCACAATCCACACCTTCAcccttctccttctcctccgCCGCCACCGCCTCCGCCTTCTCGTTCGGATCCTCGGCCTCCCCATTCGGATCCTCCACCTCCCCATTCGGATCCTCCCCTTCCCCCTTCTCCTtcgcctcctcctcctccaccaccaccaccacaaccaccgcCGCAAACCCTATCTCCTCCGCCCCACCCGCCTCTCTCGGATTCGGATCCTCCACCCCTTCCTTCTCTTTCCCCTTCAATTCCGCCTCCACTCCccccaccgccaccaccacctcATCCCCATTCCTAACCGCCTCAACTGCCACAACCACCACTTCACCTCTCTTCGGAACGACGCCGTCCGCAACCACAACTCCTTCCGCCGCTTCACCTCTCTTCGGATCTTCAACCACCGGCGCCACCACCACTTCCCCCCTGTTTGGATCAACTCCATCTCTATCCCCGTTCGCCACATCGCTATCCACAACGAGTTCAACCTCATCCCCATTCCTCTCCGCCCCCTCAAATCTCTTCGCCGGTtctggttcttcttcttcagcttcaaCAACCGCTCCTTCGTTCTCGTTCGCTCCAAACTCAAACGCATCTTCCTCCGGACTCTCATTCTCAAACGCTTCAGCTTTTTCAAAACCAACTCCATCTCCatcaacagcaacaacaacaacaacatcgcCTTTCTCATTCCTAACACCTTCCTCCGCCGCCTCGGTTTCCACCACATCCGCAGCAAAACCTAGCTCCGCGGCAGCGCCATTGTTTTCGACGATCACGACCACGACCGCTTCGACTCCGGCTGCTTCTACTACTGCTACTACTACTACAACTACAACATCACAGCCTTCGTTTTCTGTGCCTTCGTTTGGTTTTACTCCGTCTTCGGCTTCAACAGCTCCTTCAATATCTGTACCGGCCAGCTCGGCGGCTGCTTCTTCTTCGAGCTCTACAGCGAGTTCTTTTACAGGTTTTGGTGTTACCAGTGCCGCGAGCACGACTCCTTCGTTGGGGACTACTGGTTTTAACTTCAGCAAGCTGTCGACGCCTGCTTCGTCCTCGCAAGCTCAATCCACCACTACTGCACCTGTTTTCA GTGTCCCTTCAACTTCTGCAGCTGCAACAACTTCCAGTTCCAGTACTACTGCAACTCAGCCATCATCATCTCTTATTGTGGCTTCCAGTAGTGG TACAACTTCGAGTGTCAGCACTGCAGTAGTGACTGCACCAAAATTACCGTCTGAGATCACAGGGAAGACTGTTGAAGAG atCATTAAGGAGTGGAATGCTGAACTACAAGAGCGTACTGGAAAGTTCCGAAAGCAGGCTAATGCAATAGCTGAGTGGGATCGAAGAATTTTGCAGAATCGCGATGTTCTTCTTAGGCTTGAG attgAAGTGGCAAAAGTTGTTGAGACCCAATCTAACTTAGAGCGGCAACTGGAGTTGGTCGAGACTCATCAACAAGAG gTTGACAAGGCTTTGCAAAGTATGGAAGAAGAAGCTGAGCGTATTTACAAGGATGAGCGTGGAATGCTTCTTGACGATGAAGCTGCATCCACAAGAGATGCAAT GTATGAACAGTCTGAATTTATAGAGAGGGAATTAGAGCAGATGACAGAACAGATCAAATCAATTATTCAGACCCTAAATGCCAACCAG GGAGGAGAACTTGAGGCAGCTGATGGGATGACACCTTTAGATGTAGTTGTCCGGATTTTAAACAATCAACTAAGTTCTTTAATGTGGATTGATGAGAAG
- the LOC126723088 gene encoding nuclear pore complex protein NUP62-like isoform X7, whose translation MSGFPFGSSVSTTTSSQSTPSPFSFSSAATASAFSFGSSASPFGSSTSPFGSSPSPFSFASSSSTTTTTTTAANPISSAPPASLGFGSSTPSFSFPFNSASTPPTATTTSSPFLTASTATTTTSPLFGTTPSATTTPSAASPLFGSSTTGATTTSPLFGSTPSLSPFATSLSTTSSTSSPFLSAPSNLFAGSGSSSSASTTAPSFSFAPNSNASSSGLSFSNASAFSKPTPSPSTATTTTTSPFSFLTPSSAASVSTTSAAKPSSAAAPLFSTITTTTASTPAASTTATTTTTTTSQPSFSVPSFGFTPSSASTAPSISVPASSAAASSSSSTASSFTGFGVTSAASTTPSLGTTGFNFSKLSTPASSSQAQSTTTAPVFSVPSTSAAATTSSSSTTATQPSSSLIVASSSGTTSSVSTAVVTAPKLPSEITGKTVEEIIKEWNAELQERTGKFRKQANAIAEWDRRILQNRDVLLRLEIEVAKVVETQSNLERQLELVETHQQEVDKALQSMEEEAERIYKDERGMLLDDEAASTRDAMYEQSEFIERELEQMTEQIKSIIQTLNANQGGELEAADGMTPLDVVVRILNNQLSSLMWIDEKAEEFSSRIQKIASQGSAADRELMGPKFWKS comes from the exons ATGTCGGGTTTCCCATTCGGATCCTCCGTTTCCACCACCACCTCCTCACAATCCACACCTTCAcccttctccttctcctccgCCGCCACCGCCTCCGCCTTCTCGTTCGGATCCTCGGCCTCCCCATTCGGATCCTCCACCTCCCCATTCGGATCCTCCCCTTCCCCCTTCTCCTtcgcctcctcctcctccaccaccaccaccacaaccaccgcCGCAAACCCTATCTCCTCCGCCCCACCCGCCTCTCTCGGATTCGGATCCTCCACCCCTTCCTTCTCTTTCCCCTTCAATTCCGCCTCCACTCCccccaccgccaccaccacctcATCCCCATTCCTAACCGCCTCAACTGCCACAACCACCACTTCACCTCTCTTCGGAACGACGCCGTCCGCAACCACAACTCCTTCCGCCGCTTCACCTCTCTTCGGATCTTCAACCACCGGCGCCACCACCACTTCCCCCCTGTTTGGATCAACTCCATCTCTATCCCCGTTCGCCACATCGCTATCCACAACGAGTTCAACCTCATCCCCATTCCTCTCCGCCCCCTCAAATCTCTTCGCCGGTtctggttcttcttcttcagcttcaaCAACCGCTCCTTCGTTCTCGTTCGCTCCAAACTCAAACGCATCTTCCTCCGGACTCTCATTCTCAAACGCTTCAGCTTTTTCAAAACCAACTCCATCTCCatcaacagcaacaacaacaacaacatcgcCTTTCTCATTCCTAACACCTTCCTCCGCCGCCTCGGTTTCCACCACATCCGCAGCAAAACCTAGCTCCGCGGCAGCGCCATTGTTTTCGACGATCACGACCACGACCGCTTCGACTCCGGCTGCTTCTACTACTGCTACTACTACTACAACTACAACATCACAGCCTTCGTTTTCTGTGCCTTCGTTTGGTTTTACTCCGTCTTCGGCTTCAACAGCTCCTTCAATATCTGTACCGGCCAGCTCGGCGGCTGCTTCTTCTTCGAGCTCTACAGCGAGTTCTTTTACAGGTTTTGGTGTTACCAGTGCCGCGAGCACGACTCCTTCGTTGGGGACTACTGGTTTTAACTTCAGCAAGCTGTCGACGCCTGCTTCGTCCTCGCAAGCTCAATCCACCACTACTGCACCTGTTTTCA GTGTCCCTTCAACTTCTGCAGCTGCAACAACTTCCAGTTCCAGTACTACTGCAACTCAGCCATCATCATCTCTTATTGTGGCTTCCAGTAGTGG TACAACTTCGAGTGTCAGCACTGCAGTAGTGACTGCACCAAAATTACCGTCTGAGATCACAGGGAAGACTGTTGAAGAG atCATTAAGGAGTGGAATGCTGAACTACAAGAGCGTACTGGAAAGTTCCGAAAGCAGGCTAATGCAATAGCTGAGTGGGATCGAAGAATTTTGCAGAATCGCGATGTTCTTCTTAGGCTTGAG attgAAGTGGCAAAAGTTGTTGAGACCCAATCTAACTTAGAGCGGCAACTGGAGTTGGTCGAGACTCATCAACAAGAG gTTGACAAGGCTTTGCAAAGTATGGAAGAAGAAGCTGAGCGTATTTACAAGGATGAGCGTGGAATGCTTCTTGACGATGAAGCTGCATCCACAAGAGATGCAAT GTATGAACAGTCTGAATTTATAGAGAGGGAATTAGAGCAGATGACAGAACAGATCAAATCAATTATTCAGACCCTAAATGCCAACCAG GGAGGAGAACTTGAGGCAGCTGATGGGATGACACCTTTAGATGTAGTTGTCCGGATTTTAAACAATCAACTAAGTTCTTTAATGTGGATTGATGAGAAG
- the LOC126723088 gene encoding nuclear pore complex protein NUP62-like isoform X9 yields MSGFPFGSSVSTTTSSQSTPSPFSFSSAATASAFSFGSSASPFGSSTSPFGSSPSPFSFASSSSTTTTTTTAANPISSAPPASLGFGSSTPSFSFPFNSASTPPTATTTSSPFLTASTATTTTSPLFGTTPSATTTPSAASPLFGSSTTGATTTSPLFGSTPSLSPFATSLSTTSSTSSPFLSAPSNLFAGSGSSSSASTTAPSFSFAPNSNASSSGLSFSNASAFSKPTPSPSTATTTTTSPFSFLTPSSAASVSTTSAAKPSSAAAPLFSTITTTTASTPAASTTATTTTTTTSQPSFSVPSFGFTPSSASTAPSISVPASSAAASSSSSTASSFTGFGVTSAASTTPSLGTTGFNFSKLSTPASSSQAQSTTTAPVFSVPSTSAAATTSSSSTTATQPSSSLIVASSSGTTSSVSTAVVTAPKLPSEITGKTVEEIIKEWNAELQERTGKFRKQANAIAEWDRRILQNRDVLLRLEIEVAKVVETQSNLERQLELVETHQQEVDKALQSMEEEAERIYKDERGMLLDDEAASTRDAMYEQSEFIERELEQMTEQIKSIIQTLNANQGGELEAVDGMTPLDVVVWILNNQPSSLMWIDEKAEEFSSRIQKIASQGSAADRELMGPKFWKS; encoded by the exons ATGTCGGGTTTCCCATTCGGATCCTCCGTTTCCACCACCACCTCCTCACAATCCACACCTTCAcccttctccttctcctccgCCGCCACCGCCTCCGCCTTCTCGTTCGGATCCTCGGCCTCCCCATTCGGATCCTCCACCTCCCCATTCGGATCCTCCCCTTCCCCCTTCTCCTtcgcctcctcctcctccaccaccaccaccacaaccaccgcCGCAAACCCTATCTCCTCCGCCCCACCCGCCTCTCTCGGATTCGGATCCTCCACCCCTTCCTTCTCTTTCCCCTTCAATTCCGCCTCCACTCCccccaccgccaccaccacctcATCCCCATTCCTAACCGCCTCAACTGCCACAACCACCACTTCACCTCTCTTCGGAACGACGCCGTCCGCAACCACAACTCCTTCCGCCGCTTCACCTCTCTTCGGATCTTCAACCACCGGCGCCACCACCACTTCCCCCCTGTTTGGATCAACTCCATCTCTATCCCCGTTCGCCACATCGCTATCCACAACGAGTTCAACCTCATCCCCATTCCTCTCCGCCCCCTCAAATCTCTTCGCCGGTtctggttcttcttcttcagcttcaaCAACCGCTCCTTCGTTCTCGTTCGCTCCAAACTCAAACGCATCTTCCTCCGGACTCTCATTCTCAAACGCTTCAGCTTTTTCAAAACCAACTCCATCTCCatcaacagcaacaacaacaacaacatcgcCTTTCTCATTCCTAACACCTTCCTCCGCCGCCTCGGTTTCCACCACATCCGCAGCAAAACCTAGCTCCGCGGCAGCGCCATTGTTTTCGACGATCACGACCACGACCGCTTCGACTCCGGCTGCTTCTACTACTGCTACTACTACTACAACTACAACATCACAGCCTTCGTTTTCTGTGCCTTCGTTTGGTTTTACTCCGTCTTCGGCTTCAACAGCTCCTTCAATATCTGTACCGGCCAGCTCGGCGGCTGCTTCTTCTTCGAGCTCTACAGCGAGTTCTTTTACAGGTTTTGGTGTTACCAGTGCCGCGAGCACGACTCCTTCGTTGGGGACTACTGGTTTTAACTTCAGCAAGCTGTCGACGCCTGCTTCGTCCTCGCAAGCTCAATCCACCACTACTGCACCTGTTTTCA GTGTCCCTTCAACTTCTGCAGCTGCAACAACTTCCAGTTCCAGTACTACTGCAACTCAGCCATCATCATCTCTTATTGTGGCTTCCAGTAGTGG TACAACTTCGAGTGTCAGCACTGCAGTAGTGACTGCACCAAAATTACCGTCTGAGATCACAGGGAAGACTGTTGAAGAG atCATTAAGGAGTGGAATGCTGAACTACAAGAGCGTACTGGAAAGTTCCGAAAGCAGGCTAATGCAATAGCTGAGTGGGATCGAAGAATTTTGCAGAATCGCGATGTTCTTCTTAGGCTTGAG attgAAGTGGCAAAAGTTGTTGAGACCCAATCTAACTTAGAGCGGCAACTGGAGTTGGTCGAGACTCATCAACAAGAG gTTGACAAGGCTTTGCAAAGTATGGAAGAAGAAGCTGAGCGTATTTACAAGGATGAGCGTGGAATGCTTCTTGACGATGAAGCTGCATCCACAAGAGATGCAAT GTATGAACAGTCTGAATTTATAGAGAGGGAATTAGAGCAGATGACAGAACAGATCAAATCAATTATTCAGACCCTAAATGCCAACCAG
- the LOC126723088 gene encoding uncharacterized protein LOC126723088 isoform X2, which translates to MSGFPFGSSVSTTTSSQSTPSPFSFSSAATASAFSFGSSASPFGSSTSPFGSSPSPFSFASSSSTTTTTTTAANPISSAPPASLGFGSSTPSFSFPFNSASTPPTATTTSSPFLTASTATTTTSPLFGTTPSATTTPSAASPLFGSSTTGATTTSPLFGSTPSLSPFATSLSTTSSTSSPFLSAPSNLFAGSGSSSSASTTAPSFSFAPNSNASSSGLSFSNASAFSKPTPSPSTATTTTTSPFSFLTPSSAASVSTTSAAKPSSAAAPLFSTITTTTASTPAASTTATTTTTTTSQPSFSVPSFGFTPSSASTAPSISVPASSAAASSSSSTASSFTGFGVTSAASTTPSLGTTGFNFSKLSTPASSSQAQSTTTAPVFRCPFFSGESCVACSAKLFKNCVGDRGDGVEGKQLGDGMVKKPMLPNAVTVEEAKEEVASSVEKDHDEIMEVVEMKVAALAMDSVPGNVVSFPTIASSAISSMSQIAKATVVTPEILKAELSVIGSEGVMLLGKEVKGGHKGLSPVKMEAKNDLDTSASKAFKVDEASDSGLGMQTSPLSSLCVEMDSHVCSSHKGPIIKSILYKYGDKPSPLSSLCVEVDKHVLSPHNGPIIKSILYKYGDITMGSTFRSMDAKLAFLELMADAVYQLSNLTLDTVNSHEIQLIEAKVADVLAAGFNVKWLKQRVDEVIASSKYQEYCMELDELDKQIEATKKSLVDMEQQRVVLAREVIAIKAQNEQNGILGRTLAEGLL; encoded by the exons ATGTCGGGTTTCCCATTCGGATCCTCCGTTTCCACCACCACCTCCTCACAATCCACACCTTCAcccttctccttctcctccgCCGCCACCGCCTCCGCCTTCTCGTTCGGATCCTCGGCCTCCCCATTCGGATCCTCCACCTCCCCATTCGGATCCTCCCCTTCCCCCTTCTCCTtcgcctcctcctcctccaccaccaccaccacaaccaccgcCGCAAACCCTATCTCCTCCGCCCCACCCGCCTCTCTCGGATTCGGATCCTCCACCCCTTCCTTCTCTTTCCCCTTCAATTCCGCCTCCACTCCccccaccgccaccaccacctcATCCCCATTCCTAACCGCCTCAACTGCCACAACCACCACTTCACCTCTCTTCGGAACGACGCCGTCCGCAACCACAACTCCTTCCGCCGCTTCACCTCTCTTCGGATCTTCAACCACCGGCGCCACCACCACTTCCCCCCTGTTTGGATCAACTCCATCTCTATCCCCGTTCGCCACATCGCTATCCACAACGAGTTCAACCTCATCCCCATTCCTCTCCGCCCCCTCAAATCTCTTCGCCGGTtctggttcttcttcttcagcttcaaCAACCGCTCCTTCGTTCTCGTTCGCTCCAAACTCAAACGCATCTTCCTCCGGACTCTCATTCTCAAACGCTTCAGCTTTTTCAAAACCAACTCCATCTCCatcaacagcaacaacaacaacaacatcgcCTTTCTCATTCCTAACACCTTCCTCCGCCGCCTCGGTTTCCACCACATCCGCAGCAAAACCTAGCTCCGCGGCAGCGCCATTGTTTTCGACGATCACGACCACGACCGCTTCGACTCCGGCTGCTTCTACTACTGCTACTACTACTACAACTACAACATCACAGCCTTCGTTTTCTGTGCCTTCGTTTGGTTTTACTCCGTCTTCGGCTTCAACAGCTCCTTCAATATCTGTACCGGCCAGCTCGGCGGCTGCTTCTTCTTCGAGCTCTACAGCGAGTTCTTTTACAGGTTTTGGTGTTACCAGTGCCGCGAGCACGACTCCTTCGTTGGGGACTACTGGTTTTAACTTCAGCAAGCTGTCGACGCCTGCTTCGTCCTCGCAAGCTCAATCCACCACTACTGCACCTGTTTTCA GATGCCCTTTTTTTTCGGGTGAAAGTTGTGTTGCATGTTCTGCTAAGCTATTCAAGAATTGTGTGGGTGATAGAGGGGATGGGGTTGAGGGTAAGCAGCTGGGAGATGGGATGGTGAAGAAGCCAATGCTTCCAAATGCTGTTACTGTAGAGGAAGCCAAGGAAGAGGTGGCCTCAAGTGTGGAGAAGGATCATGATGAGATAATGGAGGTTGTGGAGATGAAAGTGGCAG CATTAGCTATGGATTCTGTTCCAGGCAATGTGGTTTCCTTTCCAACAATTGCATCTTCTGCCATTTCATCAATGTCACAGATTGCGAAGGCTACTGTGGTCACCCCAGAAATTTTAAAAGCAGAATTGTCTGTTATAGGCAGTGAAGGGGTGATGTTGCTGGGTAAGGAGGTTAAAGGAGGCCATAAGGGACTCAGTCCTGTGAAGATGGAGGCTAAGAATGATTTGGATACTTCAGCTTCTAAGGCTTTCAAGGTAGATGAAGCAAGTGATAGTGGACTTGGGATGCAGACTTCTCCTTTATCATCTCTATGTGTAGAAATGGATAGCCATGTCTGCTCTTCTCATAAAGGCCCAATCATCAAAAGTATTTTGTACAAATATGGTGACAAACCTTCCCCTTTATCATCTCTATGTGTAGAAGTGGATAAGCATGTCCTCTCTCCTCATAACGGCCCAATCATCAAAAGTATTTTGTACAAATATGGTGACATAACCATGGGGAGCACGTTCAGGAGTATGGATGCCAAGTTGGCTTTTCTTGAATTGATGGCTGATGCTGTGTATCAACTTTCCAACCTTACCTTGGACACAGTTAATTCACATGAAATTCAACTCATAGAGGCGAAGGTAGCTGATGTGCTTGCTGCTGGGTTCAACGTGAAATGGTTAAAGCAAAGGGTGGATGAAGTTATTGCCTCTTCTAAATACCAGGAATATTGTATGGAGTTGGATGAGTTGGACAAACAAATAGAGGCTACAAAGAAATCTTTGGTGGATATGGAGCAGCAACGTGTGGTTTTGGCAAGGGAGGTTATTGCCATCAAAGctcaaaatgaacaaaatggCATTTTGGGGCGTACCCTTGCTGAAGGGCTACTGTGA